From Rhodamnia argentea isolate NSW1041297 chromosome 10, ASM2092103v1, whole genome shotgun sequence, a single genomic window includes:
- the LOC125312710 gene encoding putative disease resistance protein RGA3 → MPSYLKRCFAYCSIFPKSREFLNFDLIQLWISNGFIQSSGNNQELEEIGRQYLGELWSRSFFDVVEGDYPVVTFRMHDLIHELAVSVAQTESANMKVRAQDISLTTRHLSFPDPSLLPKDEIGGFLSKLSRVRSVILFEKGSSGEFFLEMCISRFKHLRVLWLQISSFDQLPSSIGGLKHLRYLSLRDDGDIKKLPESVCELHNLQCLDLLGCSELEELPVDMKNMISLRVLWITTKQQRLPENGIGCLTSLRWLFIGGCENLEALFDDIQSLTSLRKLLIAGCPKLASLPQGIKNLKALEDLCIGHCESLRLPEGESNGANSMSRLQSIRFEELPQLVSFPGWLEGSASTLQRIRIEHCPNLSELPEWLQNCSSLRKLEIKKCPGLTSLPG, encoded by the coding sequence ATGCCGTCTTACTTGAAACGATGTTTCGCTTATTGCTCGATATTCCCGAAGAGCCGCGAGTTCCTCAACTTCGATCTGATCCAACTGTGGATCTCCAACGGGTTTATCCAATCCAGCGGAAATAACCAGGAGCTGGAAGAGATCGGACGGCAGTATTTGGGGGAGCTGTGGTCGAGATCCTTCTTCGATGTTGTCGAGGGAGACTATCCGGTGGTGACCTTCCGAATGCACGACCTCATTCACGAGCTTGCCGTTTCTGTGGCACAAACCGAATCGGCCAACATGAAAGTGCGAGCGCAGGATATTTCCCTGACGACTCGGCATTTATCATTTCCCGACCCATCTCTTCTACCAAAAGATGAAATAGGCGGCTTCTTGAGCAAACTCAGCCGCGTTCGTAGCGTCATCTTGTTTGAGAAGGGCTCCTCTGGGGAGTTCTTTCTGGAGATGTGCATTTCGCGATTCAAGCACTTGCGAGTGCTATGGCTACAGATCTCTAGCTTTGACCAACTGCCTAGTTCCATTGGCGGTCTAAAGCATTTGAGGTATCTTAGTTTACGCGACGACGGTGATATCAAGAAACTCCCCGAATCGGTCTGCGAGCTTCACAATCTGCAGTGCTTAGACCTTCTCGGGTGCTCGGAACTCGAGGAATTGCCTGTAGACATGAAGAACATGATCAGCCTCCGCGTTTTGTGGATAACCACGAAACAGCAGCGTCTCCCAGAGAATGGGATCGGATGCTTGACCTCTCTGCGGTGGCTCTTCATTGGAGGGTGCGAGAATTTGGAGGCCTTGTTCGATGATATCCAATCGCTCACGTCGCTCCGTAAGTTGTTAATTGCAGGTTGTCCGAAGTTGGCCTCCTTACCACAAGGCATCAAGAATCTGAAGGCATTGGAGGATCTCTGCATTGGCCACTGCGAGAGCTTGAGGCTGCCAGAAGGCGAAAGTAATGGGGCAAACTCCATGTCGAGGCTTCAATCCATCAGATTCGAGGAATTACCGCAGCTAGTTTCTTTCCCCGGGTGGCTCGAAGGTTCTGCAAGTACGCTGCAGAGGATAAGAATTGAGCATTGTCCCAACTTGAGTGAATTGCCCGAGTGGCTGCAAAATTGTTCTTCTCTGAGAAAACTGGAGATTAAGAAATGTCCTGGGTTGACCTCTTTACCAGGTTAG
- the LOC125312711 gene encoding putative disease resistance protein RGA4: MTEVVSSILGPLVEKLASSAVEEIQLVCGVKADREKLKNKLKMIQEVLADAEQKQIKEPAVRRWLSELKDFCYDVEDVLDEFETRALWRRARLTERLTLRRKVRYLSSWLSNLIFQFKMANKMKELGKRLDGINEEKTKFDLSSNVQEKTIVPRRETHSFVPASNVIGRDKEKERIIELLIRSDDGGAGKIAVVPILGMGGTGKTTLAKLVYNDDSVNEHLDHKVWLSMPVEFEAKKTIRDIIESLGDTENSDRLEKLQERLGDLVKDKKCLFVMDDVWKMRREDWVGLRDLLGGVSEGSKVIVTSRIKSIAEIMGAVPPLHLANLSEEESLTLFVKCAFDQGQEQNHPDLMAIAKENRGQVRGKSSGGEDFGMLAVFREKEPGRLGTRKR, translated from the coding sequence ATGACTGAGGTTGTCTCGAGCATCCTCGGACCTCTCGTGGAGAAACTGGCTTCATCGGctgttgaagaaattcaactggTATGTGGCGTCAAGGCTGACCGAGAGAAGCTCAAGAACAAGCTAAAGATGATCCAGGAGGTGCTCGCCGACGCTGAGcagaagcaaataaaagaaccaGCTGTGAGGCGTTGGCTGTCGGAGCTTAAAGACTTCTGCTATGATGTCGAGGACGTGCTAGACGAATTCGAAACCAGGGCCTTGTGGAGGCGGGCCAggttgaccgagcgcttgacccTCAGAAGGAAGGTACGCTACTTGTCCTCGTGGCTATCCAACTTGATTTTCCAGTTTAAGAtggcaaataaaatgaaagagcTGGGAAAGAGACTTGACGGGATCAATGAAGAGAAAACTAAGTTCGACTTGTCGAGTAATGTTCAAGAAAAGACTATAGTTCCGCGGAGGGAAACTCATTCTTTTGTACCCGCTTCGAATGTGATTggaagagacaaagaaaaggaaaggataatAGAGTTGTTGATAAGGTCAGATGATGGTGGAGCTGGAAAGATAGCGGTCGTTCCGATTCTTGGAATGGGGGGTACCGGAAAGACCACTCTCGCTAAATTGGTATACAATGATGACAGTGTAAACGAACATTTGGATCACAAAGTTTGGTTATCCATGCCAGTAGAATTCGAAGCTAAGAAGACAATAAGAGACATCATCGAGTCCCTTGGAGACACAGAAAATAGTGATAGACTTGAAAAGCTGCAAGAACGCCTAGGAGACCTCGTGAAGGACAAAAAGTGTTTGTTCGTAATGGACGACGTGTGGAAAATGAGGAGGGAGGATTGGGTGGGACTGAGAGATTTGTTAGGGGGCGTTTCCGAAGGGAGTAAAGTCATTGTGACTTCGCGGATTAAATCGATCGCCGAAATCATGGGCGCTGTCCCTCCGCTTCATTTGGCCAACCTTTCGGAGGAGGAATCTTTGACATTGTTCGTGAAGTGCGCGTTCGATCAAGGGCAAGAGCAGAATCACCCGGACCTTATGGCGATCGCCAAGGAAAATCGTGGGCAAGTGCGGGGGAAATCCTCTGGCGGTGAAGACTTTGGGATGCTTGCTGTATTCAGAGAAAAAGAACCGGGGCGACTGGGAACACGTAAGAGATAG
- the LOC125312709 gene encoding putative disease resistance protein RGA4, with protein sequence MTEVVSSILGPLVEKLASSAVEEIQLVCGVKADREKLKNTLKMIQEVLADAEQKQIKEPAVRRWLSELKDFCYDVEDVLDEFETRALWRRARLTERLTLRRKVRYLSSWLSNLIFQFKMANKMKELGKRLDGINEEKTKFNLSSNVQEKTIVPRRETHSFEPALNVIGRDEEKKMIIDLLLRGSDDGGAGKIAVIPILGMGGTGKTTLARLAYNDDRVNKHFEDKKVWLSMPVKFEVEKIVRDVIKSLSDEAKCDSWSLEKLQKHLRELVKDKRCLFVMDDVWEMRREDWVGLRDLLGGVSEGSKVIVTSRIKSIAEIMGTVPPLHLANLSEEESLTLFVKCAFDQGQEQNHPDLMAIAKEIVGKCGGNPLAVKTLGCLLFSEKKNRGDWEHVRDSEIWQLQTDILPSLRISYDLMPSYLKRCFAYSSIFPKNKGFSNFDLIQLWISNGFIQSSGNNQELEEIGRQYLEELCSRSFFDVVGENYPAVIFRMHDLIHELAISVAQTESSNMKVRVQDISPTTRHVSFPDLSLLPKDEVSRCLSKLSGVRTIFLSERGSSGEFFLERCISRFKHLRVLWLEESSFDQLPSSIGGLKHLRCLSLRRNDNIEKLPSRSASFVICSA encoded by the coding sequence ATGACTGAGGTTGTCTCGAGCATCCTCGGACCTCTCGTGGAGAAACTGGCTTCATCGGctgttgaagaaattcaactggTATGTGGCGTCAAGGCTGACCGagagaagctcaagaacacgcTAAAGATGATCCAGGAGGTGCTCGCCGACGCTGAGcagaagcaaataaaagaaccaGCTGTGAGGCGTTGGCTGTCGGAGCTTAAAGACTTCTGCTATGATGTCGAGGACGTGCTAGACGAATTCGAAACCAGGGCCTTGTGGAGGCGGGCCAggttgaccgagcgcttgacccTCAGAAGGAAGGTACGCTACTTGTCCTCGTGGCTATCCAACTTGATTTTCCAGTTTAAGAtggcaaataaaatgaaagagcTGGGAAAGAGACTTGACGGGATCAATGAAGAGAAAACTAAGTTCAACTTGTCGAGTAATGTTCAAGAAAAGACTATAGTTCCGCGGAGGGAAACTCATTCTTTTGAACCCGCTTTGAATGTGATTGgaagagatgaagaaaagaaaatgataatagaCCTGTTGTTGAGAGGATCAGATGATGGTGGAGCTGGAAAGATAGCAGTCATTCCAATCCTTGGAATGGGGGGTACCGGAAAGACGACTCTCGCTAGATTGGCATACAATGACGATAGGGTAAACAAACATTTCGAAGACAAAAAAGTTTGGTTATCCATGCCAGTAAAATTCGAAGTTGAGAAGATAGTAAGAGACGTCATCAAGTCTCTTAGTGATGAAGCAAAATGTGATAGCTGGAGCCTTGAAAAGCTGCAAAAACACCTAAGAGAACTCGTGAAGGACAAAAGGTGTTTGTTCGTAATGGACGACGTGTGGGAAATGAGGAGGGAGGACTGGGTGGGACTGAGAGATTTGTTAGGGGGCGTTTCCGAAGGGAGTAAAGTCATTGTGACTTCGCGGATTAAATCGATCGCCGAAATCATGGGCACTGTCCCTCCGCTTCATTTGGCCAACCTTTCGGAGGAGGAATCTTTGACATTGTTCGTGAAGTGCGCGTTCGATCAAGGGCAAGAGCAGAATCACCCGGACCTTATGGCGATCGCCAAGGAAATCGTGGGCAAGTGCGGGGGAAATCCTCTGGCGGTGAAGACTTTGGGATGCTTGTTGTTTTCAGAGAAAAAGAACCGGGGCGACTGGGAACACGTAAGAGATAGTGAGATTTGGCAATTACAAACTGATATTTTACCTTCACTGAGAATAAGCTACGATCTAATGCCGTCTTACTTGAAACGATGTTTCGCTTATTCCTCGATATTCCCGAAGAACAAGGGGTTCTCCAACTTCGATCTGATCCAACTGTGGATCTCCAACGGGTTTATCCAATCCAGCGGAAATAACCAGGAGCTGGAAGAGATCGGACGGCAGTACTTGGAGGAGCTGTGTTCGAGATCCTTCTTCGATGTTGTCGGGGAAAACTATCCAGCGGTGATCTTCCGAATGCACGACCTCATTCACGAGCTTGCCATTTCTGTGGCACAAACCGAATCATCCAACATGAAAGTGCGCGTGCAGGATATTTCCCCGACGACTCGGCATGTATCATTTCCGGACCTATCTCTTCTACCAAAAGATGAAGTAAGCCGCTGCTTGAGCAAACTCAGCGGCGTTCGTACCATCTTCTTGTCTGAGAGGGGTTCCTCTGGGGAGTTCTTTCTGGAGAGGTGCATTTCGCGATTCAAGCACTTGCGAGTGCTATGGCTAGAGGAGTCTAGCTTCGACCAGCTGCCTAGTTCCATTGGCGGTCTAAAGCATTTGAGGTGTCTTAGTTTGCGCCGCAACGACAATATCGAGAAACTCCCGAGTCGATCTGCGAGCTTTGTAATCTGCAGTGCTTAG